In Brachypodium distachyon strain Bd21 chromosome 2, Brachypodium_distachyon_v3.0, whole genome shotgun sequence, one genomic interval encodes:
- the LOC100832242 gene encoding 60S ribosomal protein L35a-1 codes for MVKGRQGQRVRLYVRGTILGYKRSKSNQYESTSLLQIEGLSTKEDVSWYAGKRIAYVYKAKTRSSGTTVRCIWGKVTRPHGNSGVVRAQFRSNLPATSMGKKVRVFMYPSSI; via the exons ATGGTGAAGGGACGCCAAGGCCAGCGCGTCAGGCTCTACGTGCGAGGAACCATCCTGGGCTACAAGAG gtCCAAGTCGAACCAGTACGAGAGCACGTCGCTGCTGCAGATCGAGGGGCTGAGCACCAAGGAGGACGTGTCGTGGTACGCCGGGAAGCGCATCGCCTACGTCTACAAGGCCAAGACCAGGAGCAGCGGCACCACCGTCCGGTGCATCTGGGGCAAGGTCACGCGCCCGCACGGCAACTCCGGCGTCGTGCGCGCGCAGTTCCGGTCCAACCTCCCGGCCACCTCCATG GGCAAGAAGGTCCGCGTCTTCATGTACCCCAGCAGCATCTAA